In the genome of Drosophila yakuba strain Tai18E2 chromosome 3R, Prin_Dyak_Tai18E2_2.1, whole genome shotgun sequence, one region contains:
- the LOC6537291 gene encoding uncharacterized protein LOC6537291 isoform X2, whose translation MFVTVDNTNTFFSDNPYYFCNDTKSPRTPDSQSSSRGFSIFKRRNSKGSSPRPLVMTNPEQMRLITSANLDTTATMALGSPRGSFNSLAGYPQHAIELQTMNMYRQRSSNSHSEFRERLNSCNETHSSQCPGGGGGGASVAGDHDEVFNPLTSPTSKSHRHHTLPSGGARRHSLGNWAQHQHQQQHQQHQHQNSGAMGLGSPDEVPSMMAPRPPLLSPNKFRGSSHRRRDNCGNVNNTSGSSASGFLGSPGYNMDDILIITAKHSERAYLRATFLKNHFDKITKQRGRKPFNFLHIKIDDGPFSEEIAHKYQNTALQIVILCPALLALPHSFLMTQLSAIIRVEKVLAILLDVSEDKVKEMHKSALPSYYKWRRCVVRDNDQVQISNILGIATDILGRALCQRPPCQDSSGGGGSGLSRSFSSCTEGFTVLPKKVKLGQNKVVALLAEPLEKNDTLKLLVEKSGELIELRNFKCRNPYTLQFNIPEACMEISTMIEIRIEKNNKSLGARPIKCESRLRELEQLLRIEDSPIEFMCHALGIGPVERDALDQHLLQCFQRNMPPNFHLLSGPSERQPHFFTRLESSPEEYPTLLHFAARWGLNRLCIQLMECPGGDTACGVRNCAGRTPAELAEQEGHHKLAQNIVSFAEFHELTTMYHYFKGVTPPGESCPKPSANVVIEANPVKAGKSSKPPKELPTAEYMEMSSGSERENTPEVRPKTETLAISNLNYISVETEDENLQASVFEKKVESEKKLPEAGNQPGPEKTTNELRINEPPYYQSKEQNQQPKELQNQSKSLDEVDAGPLYQTDKFSQECSQLLENQLGNDYVLQPSNVPVAQDDGNYLFQPSNRPVEEPLRMSRCANRQPGYGTLKRSASDASAASHTRSNADDELAEIMHDFKNNVLSIRDVEVLVERWKHRNDVQQSFREKQDQIDQLRREYERIQEQVKSHLKRETPFERIKKFFLRSKTPGGNDSLLDETKSSIATSCSFKSAGGVSSSAAAGRPISSLSLQSVSSSSSSSGRLSTGSNCSGASLGDSGTHSDHEDRRFPHCRMMDNYMVPPTPRPVFTPSSTPGDERHQIVFPSPMSSCQRLNTPTSPTGSEHYQMFPSNIPVYGSQPLVGSQSSNYLNTIMEAKEQAETQHYQNQNGVTLQPIKLNERSNIIYGKLTKSSSATGCSSFKPKQIPVPCPQVGSIEVQAEVYQNVGDVAPEKESKAEEQAPNYMNC comes from the exons ATGTTTGTCACTGTGGATAACACAAACACCTTCTTCTCAG ACAACCCGTATTACTTTTGCAATGATACCAAATCGCCGCGCACCCCGGACTCGCAGTCCTCCAGCCGGGGATTCTCGATCTTCAAGCGGCGCAACTCGAAGGGCAGCAGCCCCCGGCCGCTGGTGATGACCAATCCGGAGCAGATGCGACTGATCACATCCGCCAATCTGGACACCACGGCCACCATGGCATTGGGAAGTCCGCGGGGCAGCTTCAACTCCCTCGCCGGCTATCCGCAA cacGCGATTGAACTGCAGACGATGAACATGTACCGCCAGCGATCTTCGAATTCGCACTCGGAGTTCCGGGAACGCCTGAATTCGTGCAACGAGACCCACAGCTCCCAGTGTcccggaggaggaggaggaggtgcaTCCGTAGCCGGAGATCACGACGAGGTCTTCAATCCGCTGACATCGCCAACAAG CAAATCCCATCGACATCACACCCTGCCAAGTGGCGGAGCTCGTCGCCATTCCCTGGGAAACTGGGCCCAAcatcagcatcaacagcagcatcagcagcatcagcatcaaaACTCTGGAGCAATGGGACTGGGATCCCCGGATGAGGTGCCCAGCATGATGGCGCCCCGTCCGCCGCTCCTTTCGCCAAACAAATTCCGCGGCAGCTCCCATCGACGAAGAG ACAACTGCGGCAACGTGAACAACACGAGTGGATCGAGTGCATCCGGATTCCTGGGCTCACCCGGCTACAACATGGACGACATCCTGATCATCACCGCCAAGCACAGCGAGCGCGCCTATTTAAGGGCCACTTTCCTGAAGAACCACTTCGACAAAATCACCAAACAGCGCGGACGGAAACCATTCAA ttttctgcaCATCAAAATTGACGATGGTCCCTTCAGCGAGGAGATTGCCCACAAGTACCAGAACACAGCATTGCAGATTGTGATCCTCTGCCCCGCCCTGCTGGCCCTCCCACACAGCTTCCTGATGACCCAGCTATCGGCCATCATCCGCGTGGAGAAGGTCCTGGCCATTTTGCTGGATGTGAGCGAGGATAAGGTGAAGGAGATGCACAAGTCGGCGCTGCCCAGTTACTACAAGTGGCGGCGGTGTGTGGTGCGCGACAATGACCAGGTGCAGATCAGCAATATCCTGGGCATAGCCACCGATATTCTGGGACGTGCGCTGTGCCAGCGTCCGCCGTGCCAGGATAGCTCCGGCGGAGGAGGCAGTGGTCTCTCGCGCAGCTTCTCCAGCTGCACCGAGGGATTCACTGTGCTGCCCAAGAAGGTGAAGCTGGGCCAGAACAAGGTGGTCGCTCTGCTGGCGGAACCGCTGGAGAAGAACGACACCCTGAAGCTCTTGGTGGAAAAGTCCGGTGAGCTGATCGAGCTGCGCAACTTCAAGTGCCGCAATCCCTACACCCTGCAGTTTAACATCCCGGAGGCCTGCATGGAGATCTCCACCATGATCGAGATCCGCATCGAGAAGAACAACAAGAGCCTGGGTGCCAGGCCCATCAAGTGCGAGAGTCGTCTGCGCGaactggagcagctgctgcggaTCGAGGACTCCCCCATTGAGTTCATGTGCCATGCCCTCGGAATTGGGCCCGTGGAGCGGGATGCCCTCGATCAGCACTTGCTGCAGTGCTTCCAGCGCAACATGCCGCCCAACTTCCACCTGCTGAGTGGTCCCAGCGAGCGCCAGCCACACTTCTTCACCCGGCTGGAGTCCAGTCCCGAGGAGTACCCCACATTGCTGCACTTCGCTGCCAGATGGGGCCTGAATCGCCTCTGCATCCAGCTGATGGAGTGTCCAGGTGGCGACACCGCCTGCGGTGTACGAAACTGCGCCGGACGCACGCCGGCCGAGTTGGCCGAGCAGGAGGGTCATCACAAGTTGGCCCAGAACATTGTCAGCTTCGCAGAGTTCCACGAACTGACGACCATGTACCATTACTTCAAGGGAGTGACTCCGCCAGGCGAGAGCTGCCCCAAGCCCAGTGCCAATGTGGTGATTGAAGCCAATCCGGTCAAGGCCGGAAAGAGCAGCAAGCCTCCGAAGGAACTGCCCACGGCGGAGTACATGGAGATGTCCAGTGGATCGGAGCGGGAAAATACACCTGAAGTGAGGCCCAAAACGGAGACCCTTGCTATCTCGAATCTCAACTACATAAGTGTGGAAACCGAGGACGAAAACCTGCAGGCATCCGTGTTCGAAAAGAAGGTGGAATCTGAGAAGAAACTGCCGGAGGCTGGCAACCAGCCAGGCCCGGAAAAGACCACTAACGAATTGAGGATCAACGAGCCACCCTACTATCAGTCCAAGGAGCAGAACCAGCAGCCCAAGGAACTCCAGAACCAGAGCAAATCCCTAGACGAGGTGGATGCGGGGCCACTCTATCAGACCGACAAATTCAGCCAAGAGTGCTCGCAACTTTTGGAAAACCAACTGGGCAACGACTATGTGTTGCAGCCCTCCAATGTGCCGGTGGCCCAGGATGATGGCAACTACTTGTTCCAGCCCTCCAATCGGCCCGTGGAGGAGCCCCTCCGGATGAGCCGCTGCGCCAACAGACAGCCCGGCTATGGAACACTGAAGCGCAGCGCCAGCGACGCCTCCGCCGCCAGTCACACCCGGTCCAATGCCGACGATGAGCTGGCCGAGATTATGCACGACTTCAAGAACAACGTGCTCTCCATTCGGGATGTGGAAGTGCTGGTGGAGCGCTGGAAGCACCGCAACGATGTGCAGCAAAGCTTCCGGGAGAAGCAGGACCAGATCGACCAGCTGCGACGCGAGTACGAGCGCATCCAGGAGCAGGTGAAGTCGCATCTAAAGCGCGAAACGCCCTTCGAGCGCATCAAGAAGTTCTTCTTGCGCTCCAAGACACCTGGCGGAAACGACAGTCTGCTGGACGAGACCAAGTCATCGATAGCCACCAGCTGCAGCTTCAAGTCCGCAGGTGGCGTGAGCTCCAGCGCGGCAGCAGGACGTCCCATCAGTTCGCTGAGCCTGCAGAGCGTGTCCAGCTCGAGTTCATCATCCGGCCGACTGAGCACCGGCAGCAATTGCAGTGGTGCCTCGCTGGGCGATTCGGGCACGCACTCGGATCACGAGGACCGTCGCTTTCCCCACTGCCGGATGATGGACAACTACATGGTGCCGCCGACACCAAGGCCCGTCTTTACGCCGAGTTCAACGCCCGGCGATGAGCGTCATCAGATTGTCTTCCCCTCGCCCATGTCCAGTTGCCAGCGCTTGAACACACCCACCAGTCCCACGGGATCCGAACACTACCAGATGTTCCCCTCGAACATACCGGTGTACGGCAGCCAGCCGCTGGTTGGATCGCAGAGCAGCAACTACCTGAACACCATCATGGAGGCCAAGGAGCAGGCGGAGACACAGCACTACCAAAATCAAAACGGAGTCACCCTGCAGCCCATCAAGCTCAACGAGCGATCGAACATCATCTACGGCAAGCTGACCAAGAGCAGCTCCGCCACCGGATGCAGCTCCTTCAAGCCCAAGCAGATCCCAGTCCCCTGTCCCCAGGTGGGCAGCATCGAGGTCCAGGCCGAGGTCTACCAGAATGTGGGTGACGTTGCTCCCGAAAAGGAGTCCAAGGCAGAGGAGCAGGCGCCAAACTACATGAACTGCTAG
- the LOC6537291 gene encoding phosphoinositide 3-kinase adapter protein 1 isoform X4, translating into MPTKGSCRLFSCVSGQRRPSKEEDYVDMEMNNCGNVNNTSGSSASGFLGSPGYNMDDILIITAKHSERAYLRATFLKNHFDKITKQRGRKPFNFLHIKIDDGPFSEEIAHKYQNTALQIVILCPALLALPHSFLMTQLSAIIRVEKVLAILLDVSEDKVKEMHKSALPSYYKWRRCVVRDNDQVQISNILGIATDILGRALCQRPPCQDSSGGGGSGLSRSFSSCTEGFTVLPKKVKLGQNKVVALLAEPLEKNDTLKLLVEKSGELIELRNFKCRNPYTLQFNIPEACMEISTMIEIRIEKNNKSLGARPIKCESRLRELEQLLRIEDSPIEFMCHALGIGPVERDALDQHLLQCFQRNMPPNFHLLSGPSERQPHFFTRLESSPEEYPTLLHFAARWGLNRLCIQLMECPGGDTACGVRNCAGRTPAELAEQEGHHKLAQNIVSFAEFHELTTMYHYFKGVTPPGESCPKPSANVVIEANPVKAGKSSKPPKELPTAEYMEMSSGSERENTPEVRPKTETLAISNLNYISVETEDENLQASVFEKKVESEKKLPEAGNQPGPEKTTNELRINEPPYYQSKEQNQQPKELQNQSKSLDEVDAGPLYQTDKFSQECSQLLENQLGNDYVLQPSNVPVAQDDGNYLFQPSNRPVEEPLRMSRCANRQPGYGTLKRSASDASAASHTRSNADDELAEIMHDFKNNVLSIRDVEVLVERWKHRNDVQQSFREKQDQIDQLRREYERIQEQVKSHLKRETPFERIKKFFLRSKTPGGNDSLLDETKSSIATSCSFKSAGGVSSSAAAGRPISSLSLQSVSSSSSSSGRLSTGSNCSGASLGDSGTHSDHEDRRFPHCRMMDNYMVPPTPRPVFTPSSTPGDERHQIVFPSPMSSCQRLNTPTSPTGSEHYQMFPSNIPVYGSQPLVGSQSSNYLNTIMEAKEQAETQHYQNQNGVTLQPIKLNERSNIIYGKLTKSSSATGCSSFKPKQIPVPCPQVGSIEVQAEVYQNVGDVAPEKESKAEEQAPNYMNC; encoded by the exons ATGCCAACGAAGGGCAGTTGTCGCCTCTTTAGCTGCGTTTCGGGGCAGCGAAGGCCGTCCAAGGAGGAGGATTATGTGGACATGGAGATGA ACAACTGCGGCAACGTGAACAACACGAGTGGATCGAGTGCATCCGGATTCCTGGGCTCACCCGGCTACAACATGGACGACATCCTGATCATCACCGCCAAGCACAGCGAGCGCGCCTATTTAAGGGCCACTTTCCTGAAGAACCACTTCGACAAAATCACCAAACAGCGCGGACGGAAACCATTCAA ttttctgcaCATCAAAATTGACGATGGTCCCTTCAGCGAGGAGATTGCCCACAAGTACCAGAACACAGCATTGCAGATTGTGATCCTCTGCCCCGCCCTGCTGGCCCTCCCACACAGCTTCCTGATGACCCAGCTATCGGCCATCATCCGCGTGGAGAAGGTCCTGGCCATTTTGCTGGATGTGAGCGAGGATAAGGTGAAGGAGATGCACAAGTCGGCGCTGCCCAGTTACTACAAGTGGCGGCGGTGTGTGGTGCGCGACAATGACCAGGTGCAGATCAGCAATATCCTGGGCATAGCCACCGATATTCTGGGACGTGCGCTGTGCCAGCGTCCGCCGTGCCAGGATAGCTCCGGCGGAGGAGGCAGTGGTCTCTCGCGCAGCTTCTCCAGCTGCACCGAGGGATTCACTGTGCTGCCCAAGAAGGTGAAGCTGGGCCAGAACAAGGTGGTCGCTCTGCTGGCGGAACCGCTGGAGAAGAACGACACCCTGAAGCTCTTGGTGGAAAAGTCCGGTGAGCTGATCGAGCTGCGCAACTTCAAGTGCCGCAATCCCTACACCCTGCAGTTTAACATCCCGGAGGCCTGCATGGAGATCTCCACCATGATCGAGATCCGCATCGAGAAGAACAACAAGAGCCTGGGTGCCAGGCCCATCAAGTGCGAGAGTCGTCTGCGCGaactggagcagctgctgcggaTCGAGGACTCCCCCATTGAGTTCATGTGCCATGCCCTCGGAATTGGGCCCGTGGAGCGGGATGCCCTCGATCAGCACTTGCTGCAGTGCTTCCAGCGCAACATGCCGCCCAACTTCCACCTGCTGAGTGGTCCCAGCGAGCGCCAGCCACACTTCTTCACCCGGCTGGAGTCCAGTCCCGAGGAGTACCCCACATTGCTGCACTTCGCTGCCAGATGGGGCCTGAATCGCCTCTGCATCCAGCTGATGGAGTGTCCAGGTGGCGACACCGCCTGCGGTGTACGAAACTGCGCCGGACGCACGCCGGCCGAGTTGGCCGAGCAGGAGGGTCATCACAAGTTGGCCCAGAACATTGTCAGCTTCGCAGAGTTCCACGAACTGACGACCATGTACCATTACTTCAAGGGAGTGACTCCGCCAGGCGAGAGCTGCCCCAAGCCCAGTGCCAATGTGGTGATTGAAGCCAATCCGGTCAAGGCCGGAAAGAGCAGCAAGCCTCCGAAGGAACTGCCCACGGCGGAGTACATGGAGATGTCCAGTGGATCGGAGCGGGAAAATACACCTGAAGTGAGGCCCAAAACGGAGACCCTTGCTATCTCGAATCTCAACTACATAAGTGTGGAAACCGAGGACGAAAACCTGCAGGCATCCGTGTTCGAAAAGAAGGTGGAATCTGAGAAGAAACTGCCGGAGGCTGGCAACCAGCCAGGCCCGGAAAAGACCACTAACGAATTGAGGATCAACGAGCCACCCTACTATCAGTCCAAGGAGCAGAACCAGCAGCCCAAGGAACTCCAGAACCAGAGCAAATCCCTAGACGAGGTGGATGCGGGGCCACTCTATCAGACCGACAAATTCAGCCAAGAGTGCTCGCAACTTTTGGAAAACCAACTGGGCAACGACTATGTGTTGCAGCCCTCCAATGTGCCGGTGGCCCAGGATGATGGCAACTACTTGTTCCAGCCCTCCAATCGGCCCGTGGAGGAGCCCCTCCGGATGAGCCGCTGCGCCAACAGACAGCCCGGCTATGGAACACTGAAGCGCAGCGCCAGCGACGCCTCCGCCGCCAGTCACACCCGGTCCAATGCCGACGATGAGCTGGCCGAGATTATGCACGACTTCAAGAACAACGTGCTCTCCATTCGGGATGTGGAAGTGCTGGTGGAGCGCTGGAAGCACCGCAACGATGTGCAGCAAAGCTTCCGGGAGAAGCAGGACCAGATCGACCAGCTGCGACGCGAGTACGAGCGCATCCAGGAGCAGGTGAAGTCGCATCTAAAGCGCGAAACGCCCTTCGAGCGCATCAAGAAGTTCTTCTTGCGCTCCAAGACACCTGGCGGAAACGACAGTCTGCTGGACGAGACCAAGTCATCGATAGCCACCAGCTGCAGCTTCAAGTCCGCAGGTGGCGTGAGCTCCAGCGCGGCAGCAGGACGTCCCATCAGTTCGCTGAGCCTGCAGAGCGTGTCCAGCTCGAGTTCATCATCCGGCCGACTGAGCACCGGCAGCAATTGCAGTGGTGCCTCGCTGGGCGATTCGGGCACGCACTCGGATCACGAGGACCGTCGCTTTCCCCACTGCCGGATGATGGACAACTACATGGTGCCGCCGACACCAAGGCCCGTCTTTACGCCGAGTTCAACGCCCGGCGATGAGCGTCATCAGATTGTCTTCCCCTCGCCCATGTCCAGTTGCCAGCGCTTGAACACACCCACCAGTCCCACGGGATCCGAACACTACCAGATGTTCCCCTCGAACATACCGGTGTACGGCAGCCAGCCGCTGGTTGGATCGCAGAGCAGCAACTACCTGAACACCATCATGGAGGCCAAGGAGCAGGCGGAGACACAGCACTACCAAAATCAAAACGGAGTCACCCTGCAGCCCATCAAGCTCAACGAGCGATCGAACATCATCTACGGCAAGCTGACCAAGAGCAGCTCCGCCACCGGATGCAGCTCCTTCAAGCCCAAGCAGATCCCAGTCCCCTGTCCCCAGGTGGGCAGCATCGAGGTCCAGGCCGAGGTCTACCAGAATGTGGGTGACGTTGCTCCCGAAAAGGAGTCCAAGGCAGAGGAGCAGGCGCCAAACTACATGAACTGCTAG
- the LOC6537291 gene encoding uncharacterized protein LOC6537291 isoform X1, which yields MFVTVDNTNTFFSDNPYYFCNDTKSPRTPDSQSSSRGFSIFKRRNSKGSSPRPLVMTNPEQMRLITSANLDTTATMALGSPRGSFNSLAGYPQHAIELQTMNMYRQRSSNSHSEFRERLNSCNETHSSQCPGGGGGGASVAGDHDEVFNPLTSPTSSKSHRHHTLPSGGARRHSLGNWAQHQHQQQHQQHQHQNSGAMGLGSPDEVPSMMAPRPPLLSPNKFRGSSHRRRDNCGNVNNTSGSSASGFLGSPGYNMDDILIITAKHSERAYLRATFLKNHFDKITKQRGRKPFNFLHIKIDDGPFSEEIAHKYQNTALQIVILCPALLALPHSFLMTQLSAIIRVEKVLAILLDVSEDKVKEMHKSALPSYYKWRRCVVRDNDQVQISNILGIATDILGRALCQRPPCQDSSGGGGSGLSRSFSSCTEGFTVLPKKVKLGQNKVVALLAEPLEKNDTLKLLVEKSGELIELRNFKCRNPYTLQFNIPEACMEISTMIEIRIEKNNKSLGARPIKCESRLRELEQLLRIEDSPIEFMCHALGIGPVERDALDQHLLQCFQRNMPPNFHLLSGPSERQPHFFTRLESSPEEYPTLLHFAARWGLNRLCIQLMECPGGDTACGVRNCAGRTPAELAEQEGHHKLAQNIVSFAEFHELTTMYHYFKGVTPPGESCPKPSANVVIEANPVKAGKSSKPPKELPTAEYMEMSSGSERENTPEVRPKTETLAISNLNYISVETEDENLQASVFEKKVESEKKLPEAGNQPGPEKTTNELRINEPPYYQSKEQNQQPKELQNQSKSLDEVDAGPLYQTDKFSQECSQLLENQLGNDYVLQPSNVPVAQDDGNYLFQPSNRPVEEPLRMSRCANRQPGYGTLKRSASDASAASHTRSNADDELAEIMHDFKNNVLSIRDVEVLVERWKHRNDVQQSFREKQDQIDQLRREYERIQEQVKSHLKRETPFERIKKFFLRSKTPGGNDSLLDETKSSIATSCSFKSAGGVSSSAAAGRPISSLSLQSVSSSSSSSGRLSTGSNCSGASLGDSGTHSDHEDRRFPHCRMMDNYMVPPTPRPVFTPSSTPGDERHQIVFPSPMSSCQRLNTPTSPTGSEHYQMFPSNIPVYGSQPLVGSQSSNYLNTIMEAKEQAETQHYQNQNGVTLQPIKLNERSNIIYGKLTKSSSATGCSSFKPKQIPVPCPQVGSIEVQAEVYQNVGDVAPEKESKAEEQAPNYMNC from the exons ATGTTTGTCACTGTGGATAACACAAACACCTTCTTCTCAG ACAACCCGTATTACTTTTGCAATGATACCAAATCGCCGCGCACCCCGGACTCGCAGTCCTCCAGCCGGGGATTCTCGATCTTCAAGCGGCGCAACTCGAAGGGCAGCAGCCCCCGGCCGCTGGTGATGACCAATCCGGAGCAGATGCGACTGATCACATCCGCCAATCTGGACACCACGGCCACCATGGCATTGGGAAGTCCGCGGGGCAGCTTCAACTCCCTCGCCGGCTATCCGCAA cacGCGATTGAACTGCAGACGATGAACATGTACCGCCAGCGATCTTCGAATTCGCACTCGGAGTTCCGGGAACGCCTGAATTCGTGCAACGAGACCCACAGCTCCCAGTGTcccggaggaggaggaggaggtgcaTCCGTAGCCGGAGATCACGACGAGGTCTTCAATCCGCTGACATCGCCAACAAG TAGCAAATCCCATCGACATCACACCCTGCCAAGTGGCGGAGCTCGTCGCCATTCCCTGGGAAACTGGGCCCAAcatcagcatcaacagcagcatcagcagcatcagcatcaaaACTCTGGAGCAATGGGACTGGGATCCCCGGATGAGGTGCCCAGCATGATGGCGCCCCGTCCGCCGCTCCTTTCGCCAAACAAATTCCGCGGCAGCTCCCATCGACGAAGAG ACAACTGCGGCAACGTGAACAACACGAGTGGATCGAGTGCATCCGGATTCCTGGGCTCACCCGGCTACAACATGGACGACATCCTGATCATCACCGCCAAGCACAGCGAGCGCGCCTATTTAAGGGCCACTTTCCTGAAGAACCACTTCGACAAAATCACCAAACAGCGCGGACGGAAACCATTCAA ttttctgcaCATCAAAATTGACGATGGTCCCTTCAGCGAGGAGATTGCCCACAAGTACCAGAACACAGCATTGCAGATTGTGATCCTCTGCCCCGCCCTGCTGGCCCTCCCACACAGCTTCCTGATGACCCAGCTATCGGCCATCATCCGCGTGGAGAAGGTCCTGGCCATTTTGCTGGATGTGAGCGAGGATAAGGTGAAGGAGATGCACAAGTCGGCGCTGCCCAGTTACTACAAGTGGCGGCGGTGTGTGGTGCGCGACAATGACCAGGTGCAGATCAGCAATATCCTGGGCATAGCCACCGATATTCTGGGACGTGCGCTGTGCCAGCGTCCGCCGTGCCAGGATAGCTCCGGCGGAGGAGGCAGTGGTCTCTCGCGCAGCTTCTCCAGCTGCACCGAGGGATTCACTGTGCTGCCCAAGAAGGTGAAGCTGGGCCAGAACAAGGTGGTCGCTCTGCTGGCGGAACCGCTGGAGAAGAACGACACCCTGAAGCTCTTGGTGGAAAAGTCCGGTGAGCTGATCGAGCTGCGCAACTTCAAGTGCCGCAATCCCTACACCCTGCAGTTTAACATCCCGGAGGCCTGCATGGAGATCTCCACCATGATCGAGATCCGCATCGAGAAGAACAACAAGAGCCTGGGTGCCAGGCCCATCAAGTGCGAGAGTCGTCTGCGCGaactggagcagctgctgcggaTCGAGGACTCCCCCATTGAGTTCATGTGCCATGCCCTCGGAATTGGGCCCGTGGAGCGGGATGCCCTCGATCAGCACTTGCTGCAGTGCTTCCAGCGCAACATGCCGCCCAACTTCCACCTGCTGAGTGGTCCCAGCGAGCGCCAGCCACACTTCTTCACCCGGCTGGAGTCCAGTCCCGAGGAGTACCCCACATTGCTGCACTTCGCTGCCAGATGGGGCCTGAATCGCCTCTGCATCCAGCTGATGGAGTGTCCAGGTGGCGACACCGCCTGCGGTGTACGAAACTGCGCCGGACGCACGCCGGCCGAGTTGGCCGAGCAGGAGGGTCATCACAAGTTGGCCCAGAACATTGTCAGCTTCGCAGAGTTCCACGAACTGACGACCATGTACCATTACTTCAAGGGAGTGACTCCGCCAGGCGAGAGCTGCCCCAAGCCCAGTGCCAATGTGGTGATTGAAGCCAATCCGGTCAAGGCCGGAAAGAGCAGCAAGCCTCCGAAGGAACTGCCCACGGCGGAGTACATGGAGATGTCCAGTGGATCGGAGCGGGAAAATACACCTGAAGTGAGGCCCAAAACGGAGACCCTTGCTATCTCGAATCTCAACTACATAAGTGTGGAAACCGAGGACGAAAACCTGCAGGCATCCGTGTTCGAAAAGAAGGTGGAATCTGAGAAGAAACTGCCGGAGGCTGGCAACCAGCCAGGCCCGGAAAAGACCACTAACGAATTGAGGATCAACGAGCCACCCTACTATCAGTCCAAGGAGCAGAACCAGCAGCCCAAGGAACTCCAGAACCAGAGCAAATCCCTAGACGAGGTGGATGCGGGGCCACTCTATCAGACCGACAAATTCAGCCAAGAGTGCTCGCAACTTTTGGAAAACCAACTGGGCAACGACTATGTGTTGCAGCCCTCCAATGTGCCGGTGGCCCAGGATGATGGCAACTACTTGTTCCAGCCCTCCAATCGGCCCGTGGAGGAGCCCCTCCGGATGAGCCGCTGCGCCAACAGACAGCCCGGCTATGGAACACTGAAGCGCAGCGCCAGCGACGCCTCCGCCGCCAGTCACACCCGGTCCAATGCCGACGATGAGCTGGCCGAGATTATGCACGACTTCAAGAACAACGTGCTCTCCATTCGGGATGTGGAAGTGCTGGTGGAGCGCTGGAAGCACCGCAACGATGTGCAGCAAAGCTTCCGGGAGAAGCAGGACCAGATCGACCAGCTGCGACGCGAGTACGAGCGCATCCAGGAGCAGGTGAAGTCGCATCTAAAGCGCGAAACGCCCTTCGAGCGCATCAAGAAGTTCTTCTTGCGCTCCAAGACACCTGGCGGAAACGACAGTCTGCTGGACGAGACCAAGTCATCGATAGCCACCAGCTGCAGCTTCAAGTCCGCAGGTGGCGTGAGCTCCAGCGCGGCAGCAGGACGTCCCATCAGTTCGCTGAGCCTGCAGAGCGTGTCCAGCTCGAGTTCATCATCCGGCCGACTGAGCACCGGCAGCAATTGCAGTGGTGCCTCGCTGGGCGATTCGGGCACGCACTCGGATCACGAGGACCGTCGCTTTCCCCACTGCCGGATGATGGACAACTACATGGTGCCGCCGACACCAAGGCCCGTCTTTACGCCGAGTTCAACGCCCGGCGATGAGCGTCATCAGATTGTCTTCCCCTCGCCCATGTCCAGTTGCCAGCGCTTGAACACACCCACCAGTCCCACGGGATCCGAACACTACCAGATGTTCCCCTCGAACATACCGGTGTACGGCAGCCAGCCGCTGGTTGGATCGCAGAGCAGCAACTACCTGAACACCATCATGGAGGCCAAGGAGCAGGCGGAGACACAGCACTACCAAAATCAAAACGGAGTCACCCTGCAGCCCATCAAGCTCAACGAGCGATCGAACATCATCTACGGCAAGCTGACCAAGAGCAGCTCCGCCACCGGATGCAGCTCCTTCAAGCCCAAGCAGATCCCAGTCCCCTGTCCCCAGGTGGGCAGCATCGAGGTCCAGGCCGAGGTCTACCAGAATGTGGGTGACGTTGCTCCCGAAAAGGAGTCCAAGGCAGAGGAGCAGGCGCCAAACTACATGAACTGCTAG